The proteins below come from a single Streptomyces sp. M92 genomic window:
- a CDS encoding IclR family transcriptional regulator, protein MGRLVPAVTRALDILELFLDGDGTLSAPDIVRRLQLPRTTVHELVTTLAARKYIVPVAGQPGRYRLGVRPYQLGARYAEHLDLAAEGQQVARSVAETCDETVHVAILEDTDVIYIAKVDSTHAVRMVSAAGRKLPAHCTSVGKMLLASLPEPELAARFPDGTELAAMTPNSITDPAALREALAGIRERGTAVENRESNPDVSCVAAPVRDRTGRVVAALSISVPMIRWSEDRLGELEELAVKGAADLSERLGHRGAE, encoded by the coding sequence GTGGGACGCCTCGTACCAGCCGTGACCCGGGCTCTCGACATACTCGAGCTCTTCCTCGACGGGGACGGCACGCTCTCCGCCCCCGACATCGTGCGCCGGCTCCAGCTGCCGCGCACCACCGTGCACGAGCTGGTCACCACGCTCGCCGCCCGCAAGTACATCGTCCCCGTGGCCGGGCAGCCCGGACGGTACCGGCTCGGTGTGCGCCCGTACCAGCTCGGCGCCCGCTACGCCGAGCACCTCGACCTCGCCGCCGAGGGCCAGCAGGTCGCCCGGTCCGTCGCCGAGACCTGCGACGAGACGGTGCACGTGGCGATCCTCGAGGACACCGACGTCATCTACATCGCCAAGGTCGACTCCACGCACGCGGTGCGCATGGTGTCGGCGGCCGGGCGGAAGCTGCCCGCCCACTGCACCTCCGTCGGCAAGATGCTGCTGGCCTCCCTCCCCGAGCCGGAGCTCGCCGCCCGCTTCCCGGACGGCACCGAACTGGCCGCGATGACGCCGAACAGCATCACCGACCCGGCCGCGCTGCGGGAGGCCCTGGCCGGCATCCGCGAGCGCGGCACCGCGGTGGAGAACCGCGAGTCCAACCCGGACGTCTCCTGCGTCGCCGCCCCGGTCCGCGACCGCACCGGCCGGGTCGTCGCCGCGCTGTCCATCTCCGTGCCCATGATCCGCTGGAGCGAGGACCGCCTCGGCGAGCTGGAGGAACTGGCCGTCAAGGGCGCCGCCGACCTGTCCGAGCGCCTCGGTCACCGGGGTGCGGAATGA
- a CDS encoding FAD-dependent oxidoreductase yields the protein MSHRTTGAVVLGGSLTGMLAARALAPYAGRVTVVERDALPAGPGPRRGLPQARHAHQLWSGGTRALEGLVPGVTARLRRAGAHRLPVTTDMVVLSPRGWYRRWDESHQMLLCTRDLLDATVRELVCADERIEVVEDAEAVGLDGSGGAVTGVRIRVAGAGVRTLPAGLVVDATGRASRTPRWLAELGLAAPKTRRVDAGVRYASRLYRAPRDAHDGFPVVNVQPDPRSPGPGRGGVLLPVEDGRWLVTLFGTRGGEPSADAGDFERYALEELRHPLIGELLARAEPLGGVSATRATANRRHYYERMPVWPENLVVLGDALAALNPVYGHGMSVAAQGALALRSVLGRSGWDAPDLARSAQRAVARPAGAAWELAVGQDVFFPGAAQGGPSLLERLSAAYVGRLAYTATGNGRVARRVTDVMALERGAHVLLAPRVLVAAAAGPLKPQLSGPPLTKRERVAAGLL from the coding sequence ATGAGCCATCGCACCACCGGAGCCGTCGTCCTCGGCGGCTCGCTCACCGGCATGCTCGCCGCCCGTGCCCTGGCGCCGTACGCGGGCCGGGTCACCGTGGTCGAGCGCGACGCGCTGCCCGCAGGGCCCGGACCGCGCCGGGGACTGCCCCAGGCCCGGCACGCCCACCAGCTGTGGTCGGGCGGGACACGGGCACTGGAGGGACTCGTACCGGGCGTCACCGCCCGGCTCCGGCGGGCCGGGGCCCACCGGCTGCCCGTCACCACGGACATGGTGGTGCTCTCCCCCCGGGGCTGGTACCGGCGGTGGGACGAGTCCCACCAGATGCTGCTGTGCACCCGCGACCTGCTGGACGCCACCGTGCGGGAGCTGGTGTGCGCCGACGAGCGGATCGAGGTCGTCGAGGACGCCGAGGCGGTCGGGCTCGACGGCTCGGGCGGCGCCGTGACGGGAGTGCGGATACGGGTGGCGGGCGCAGGCGTGCGCACACTGCCCGCCGGCCTGGTCGTCGACGCCACGGGGCGTGCGTCGCGCACCCCCCGGTGGCTGGCGGAACTCGGGCTGGCCGCGCCGAAGACACGGCGGGTCGACGCGGGGGTGCGGTACGCCAGCCGCCTGTACCGGGCACCTCGGGATGCCCACGACGGCTTCCCGGTGGTCAACGTGCAGCCCGACCCGCGGTCCCCGGGGCCGGGACGCGGCGGGGTACTGCTGCCCGTCGAGGACGGCCGGTGGCTGGTCACGCTGTTCGGCACCCGCGGCGGCGAACCGTCCGCCGACGCCGGGGACTTCGAACGGTACGCCCTCGAGGAGCTGCGGCACCCGCTGATCGGCGAGCTGCTGGCGCGGGCGGAGCCGCTGGGCGGCGTGTCGGCCACGCGGGCCACGGCCAACCGGCGTCACTACTACGAGCGCATGCCCGTGTGGCCGGAGAACCTCGTGGTGCTCGGGGACGCGCTGGCCGCCCTCAATCCGGTCTACGGGCACGGGATGTCGGTGGCGGCGCAGGGCGCGCTGGCGCTCCGCTCGGTGCTCGGCCGGTCCGGCTGGGACGCACCGGACCTGGCCCGGTCGGCCCAGCGCGCGGTGGCCCGCCCGGCGGGCGCCGCGTGGGAACTCGCCGTCGGGCAGGACGTGTTCTTCCCCGGCGCCGCACAGGGCGGGCCGTCGCTGCTGGAGCGACTGTCGGCGGCCTACGTCGGCCGGCTCGCGTACACCGCCACGGGCAACGGGCGCGTCGCCCGCCGGGTGACGGACGTGATGGCCCTGGAGCGGGGCGCGCACGTACTGCTCGCGCCGCGGGTACTCGTGGCCGCGGCGGCCGGCCCGCTCAAGCCGCAGCTGAGCGGCCCACCGCTGACGAAGCGCGAGCGCGTGGCCGCCGGGCTGCTCTAG
- a CDS encoding MAB_1171c family putative transporter, whose product MTTVSALEPAGVLGELYISFWIPAAILTAAFAIKLPTVVRLWRDPLLRAVGGLLLLACAVFVFAAPSTIAWTNRVTGVTNISAPWVYSLLTAFCGSCLLLIITWRNGPSERPAATRRAVRWVVGVYSGVIAALWTLFALADAPVERLRDLDTYYATTPFMREQIVLYLLAHTVAVLITSWLIWNWVRTDGLDAWLRWGLMFLGVGYALNLVFDAAKLTAVVARWTGHDADWLSTDLAPPVACLSAIVIALGFILPHAGQYLHERRLLRAAHRELRPLYQLLRSGEGAGLPFVLRSTPELRLVRRETFIRDALLPLSRHIDEARRRRSYEAALALGFAPERAKALAAAVVVLDAVEHGRRAPERADGTGEVDSTDLLRDIGSMSRALRRPDEIEAVRARAAAPTESART is encoded by the coding sequence GTGACGACGGTGTCGGCGCTCGAACCGGCCGGCGTGCTCGGCGAGTTGTACATCTCCTTCTGGATACCGGCCGCGATCCTGACGGCCGCGTTCGCGATCAAACTGCCCACCGTCGTCCGGCTCTGGCGGGACCCGTTGCTGCGCGCGGTCGGCGGTCTGCTGCTGCTCGCCTGCGCGGTGTTCGTCTTCGCCGCCCCCTCGACCATCGCCTGGACCAACCGGGTCACGGGCGTAACCAACATCTCGGCGCCGTGGGTGTACTCCCTGCTGACCGCGTTCTGCGGCTCCTGCCTGCTGCTGATCATCACCTGGCGCAACGGGCCGTCGGAGCGCCCGGCGGCCACCCGCCGCGCCGTGCGCTGGGTGGTCGGCGTCTACTCGGGGGTGATCGCCGCCCTGTGGACGCTGTTCGCCCTCGCCGACGCACCCGTGGAACGCCTGCGGGACCTGGACACGTACTACGCCACGACACCCTTCATGCGCGAGCAGATCGTGCTCTACCTGCTCGCCCACACCGTGGCCGTCCTGATCACGTCGTGGCTCATCTGGAACTGGGTGCGCACCGACGGCCTCGACGCCTGGCTGCGCTGGGGACTGATGTTCCTCGGCGTCGGCTACGCGCTGAACCTGGTCTTCGACGCCGCCAAGCTCACCGCCGTCGTGGCCCGCTGGACGGGCCACGACGCGGACTGGCTGAGCACCGATCTGGCCCCGCCCGTCGCCTGCCTGTCCGCCATCGTGATCGCCCTCGGCTTCATCCTCCCGCACGCCGGCCAGTACCTGCACGAACGCCGGCTGCTCCGGGCCGCCCACCGCGAACTGCGGCCGCTGTACCAGTTGCTGCGGTCGGGGGAGGGCGCCGGTCTGCCGTTCGTCCTGCGCTCCACGCCGGAACTGCGCCTCGTCCGCCGCGAGACGTTCATCCGGGACGCGCTGCTTCCCCTGTCCCGGCACATCGACGAGGCGCGGCGCAGACGGTCGTACGAGGCGGCCCTCGCGCTCGGCTTCGCACCGGAGCGGGCCAAGGCGCTGGCCGCCGCGGTGGTGGTCCTGGACGCCGTGGAGCACGGACGGCGGGCGCCGGAACGCGCGGACGGCACCGGCGAGGTGGACAGCACGGACCTCCTCCGCGACATCGGGTCCATGTCCCGGGCGCTGCGGCGCCCCGACGAGATCGAGGCGGTACGCGCCCGTGCGGCCGCCCCCACAGAGAGCGCCCGCACATGA
- a CDS encoding carbohydrate ABC transporter permease has product MTTTSAETIVRPARAKTAAAGATVRRRQGFQHGGWFVAPFLALFALFVIWPLLRGLYLSFTDANISGDGASFIGLDNYREALQDPLMWDAFGHSAYFTLLVVPCITALAFLLAMLAHHIERGKWLWRLCFFLPFLLPSTVAANLWQWLFNPGTGMINHVFGLQTPWLTDKSYALLAVVIATLWWTVGFSFLLYLAALQGIPAHLYEAAKLDGANAWHRTLHITLPMLRNITGLVVALQILASLQVFDQAVVMQDFGPGPEESTRTFVQYTLEQGFTSYRVGYASAISIIFFVLIAAVALARMWLLRNREEGGR; this is encoded by the coding sequence ATGACCACCACCAGCGCCGAGACGATCGTCCGCCCCGCGCGGGCGAAGACCGCCGCGGCCGGCGCCACCGTCCGCCGCAGGCAGGGCTTCCAGCACGGCGGCTGGTTCGTCGCCCCGTTCCTCGCCCTGTTCGCGCTCTTCGTGATCTGGCCGCTGCTGCGCGGCCTCTACCTCAGCTTCACCGACGCCAACATCTCCGGCGACGGCGCGAGCTTCATCGGCCTCGACAACTACCGCGAGGCCCTCCAGGACCCCCTGATGTGGGACGCGTTCGGCCACAGCGCCTACTTCACGCTGCTAGTCGTTCCCTGCATCACGGCCCTCGCCTTCCTGCTGGCGATGCTCGCCCACCACATCGAACGCGGCAAGTGGCTGTGGCGGCTGTGCTTCTTCCTGCCCTTCCTGCTGCCGTCCACCGTCGCCGCCAACCTGTGGCAGTGGCTGTTCAACCCCGGCACGGGAATGATCAACCACGTCTTCGGCCTTCAGACACCCTGGCTGACCGACAAGTCCTACGCGCTGCTCGCCGTCGTCATCGCCACCCTGTGGTGGACGGTCGGCTTCAGCTTCCTGCTCTACCTCGCCGCCCTCCAGGGCATCCCCGCCCACCTCTACGAGGCCGCCAAGCTGGACGGCGCGAACGCCTGGCACCGCACGCTCCACATCACGCTGCCGATGCTGCGCAACATCACCGGACTCGTCGTCGCCCTCCAGATCCTCGCCTCGCTCCAGGTCTTCGACCAGGCCGTCGTCATGCAGGACTTCGGGCCCGGCCCGGAGGAATCGACCCGGACCTTCGTGCAGTACACCCTCGAACAGGGCTTCACCAGCTACCGCGTGGGCTACGCCTCCGCGATCTCCATCATCTTCTTCGTGCTCATCGCGGCCGTCGCCCTCGCCCGGATGTGGCTGCTGCGCAACCGTGAGGAGGGCGGCCGATGA
- a CDS encoding toxin-antitoxin system, toxin component family protein: MNLAGARGRAVRAAAALRRSRGGSAGALAADLAAAARARDRAPRDVRELCHTLCAEMAARRAGRPVELRFERFPDELLVTGVWVEFHDRDLVIVEERAEAVQQLVILGHELWHLHAGHRHHHGAGSTAVRALADRPGWTDEALAAAARDGSRQDDEAEADDFGHRLAAACRPLLPGRTGTRPSSPVQRSLGYRGRGGAPR; this comes from the coding sequence ATGAACCTCGCGGGCGCGCGCGGGCGGGCCGTCCGGGCCGCCGCGGCACTCAGACGCTCGCGCGGCGGCTCCGCCGGCGCCCTGGCCGCCGACCTCGCCGCAGCGGCCCGCGCACGGGACCGGGCGCCGCGCGACGTGCGGGAGCTGTGCCACACGCTGTGCGCCGAGATGGCCGCGCGCCGCGCCGGGCGACCGGTCGAGCTGCGCTTCGAACGGTTCCCGGACGAACTGCTGGTCACCGGGGTGTGGGTGGAGTTCCACGACCGCGACCTGGTCATCGTCGAGGAGCGGGCCGAGGCGGTGCAGCAACTGGTCATCCTCGGGCACGAGTTGTGGCACCTCCACGCCGGGCACCGCCACCACCACGGCGCCGGCTCCACCGCCGTCCGTGCCCTCGCCGACCGGCCGGGCTGGACGGACGAGGCACTGGCCGCGGCCGCCCGCGACGGCTCCCGGCAGGACGACGAGGCCGAGGCCGACGACTTCGGTCACCGCCTCGCCGCCGCCTGCCGGCCGCTGCTGCCGGGGCGGACCGGCACCAGGCCCTCCAGTCCGGTCCAGAGGTCGCTCGGCTACCGCGGGCGGGGAGGTGCGCCGCGGTGA
- a CDS encoding SMP-30/gluconolactonase/LRE family protein: MTGAGRGPGTATAYEVAVRAEAALGEGPTWDPATGRLLWIDILNCRVHTYDPATGRRTVRRTEQHVGAVKPRAGGGLVLNLRDGIGLLDPDGAFRWLHRETVPGRRANDAAVAHDGTLWAGTMRYDEAPGGGTLSRITGDGTVTTVLDDVAVSNGTGWSPDGRLMYYVDTPTRRIDVFDVTAPDGRITGRRPLATIEDGAGFPDGLCVDAEGCVWVALWDGGAVRRYTPAGDLDRVIPLPVPRVTACAFGGPGLSDLYITTARVGLTAPHPLAGSLLVVPDAGRGVPQPAFAG; this comes from the coding sequence ATGACGGGGGCGGGCAGGGGCCCGGGCACGGCCACGGCGTACGAGGTGGCGGTCCGGGCGGAGGCCGCCCTCGGCGAGGGACCCACCTGGGACCCGGCGACCGGCCGCCTCCTGTGGATCGACATCCTGAACTGCCGCGTCCACACCTACGACCCGGCGACCGGCCGGCGCACGGTGCGCCGCACCGAGCAGCACGTGGGCGCGGTCAAGCCCCGCGCGGGCGGCGGGCTCGTCCTCAACCTGCGGGACGGCATCGGCCTGCTCGACCCCGACGGCGCCTTCCGCTGGCTGCACCGGGAGACCGTCCCCGGCCGCCGCGCCAACGACGCCGCCGTCGCCCACGACGGCACGCTGTGGGCCGGCACCATGCGCTACGACGAGGCACCCGGCGGCGGCACGCTGTCCCGGATCACCGGGGACGGCACGGTGACGACGGTGCTGGACGACGTCGCGGTGAGCAACGGCACCGGCTGGAGCCCCGACGGGCGGCTGATGTACTACGTCGACACACCGACCCGCCGCATCGACGTCTTCGACGTCACCGCCCCCGACGGCCGGATCACGGGCCGCCGCCCGCTGGCCACGATCGAGGACGGCGCCGGCTTCCCCGACGGGCTGTGCGTCGACGCCGAGGGGTGCGTGTGGGTCGCCCTGTGGGACGGCGGTGCGGTACGCCGCTACACGCCGGCCGGCGACCTGGACCGGGTGATCCCCCTCCCCGTGCCGCGGGTCACGGCCTGCGCGTTCGGCGGTCCCGGCCTGAGCGACCTGTACATCACCACGGCCCGCGTCGGCCTCACCGCCCCGCATCCGCTGGCGGGTTCACTGCTGGTGGTGCCGGACGCGGGGCGGGGGGTGCCGCAGCCGGCGTTCGCGGGCTGA
- a CDS encoding arabinan endo-1,5-alpha-L-arabinosidase, translated as MTVRRILTAAATAALVALLPHTAQAAQSYPDPRPITGQEIIHDPTVLRLKSGGYVAYSTGGVIGARLSEDGRHWDDAGNAFGKPPAWWYEYNDTGDPWAPDLTYRAGRYWLYYAVSSWGTNHSAIGVATSSTGLPGTWTDHGKVFSSETTDTWNAIDPAVVRADGRLWMSFGSYWSGIRMVELDPETGKAVEGAEVHHLATRPDEPYAVEGPEIVKHGRYYYLFASHDACCSGVDSTYKIKVGRSTSVTGPYVDSTGKPLLEGGGDLLLAGHGRYIGTGGQSVFRDRGRDWLAYHYYDKQDSGTPKLGLNELNWARNGWPTVA; from the coding sequence GTGACCGTACGCAGAATCCTCACCGCCGCGGCGACCGCGGCCCTGGTGGCCCTGCTGCCCCACACGGCCCAGGCGGCGCAGAGCTACCCCGACCCGCGCCCCATCACGGGTCAGGAGATCATCCACGACCCCACCGTGCTGCGCCTCAAGTCCGGCGGCTACGTCGCCTACTCCACCGGCGGCGTCATCGGCGCCCGCCTCTCCGAGGACGGCAGGCACTGGGACGACGCGGGCAACGCCTTCGGGAAGCCCCCGGCCTGGTGGTACGAGTACAACGACACCGGCGACCCGTGGGCCCCCGACCTCACCTACCGCGCCGGCCGCTACTGGCTGTACTACGCCGTCTCCTCCTGGGGCACCAACCACTCCGCGATCGGCGTCGCCACCTCCAGCACCGGCCTGCCCGGCACCTGGACCGACCACGGCAAGGTCTTCTCCTCCGAGACCACCGACACCTGGAACGCCATCGACCCGGCGGTCGTCCGCGCCGACGGCAGACTGTGGATGTCCTTCGGCTCGTACTGGTCCGGCATCCGCATGGTCGAGCTGGACCCGGAGACGGGCAAGGCCGTCGAGGGCGCGGAGGTCCACCATCTGGCGACCCGGCCGGACGAGCCGTACGCGGTCGAGGGCCCGGAGATCGTCAAGCACGGCCGGTACTACTACCTCTTCGCCTCGCACGACGCCTGCTGCTCCGGTGTGGACAGCACGTACAAGATCAAGGTCGGCAGGTCGACGTCGGTCACCGGCCCCTACGTCGACAGCACGGGCAAGCCCCTGCTGGAGGGCGGCGGAGACCTGCTCCTGGCCGGCCACGGCCGCTACATCGGCACCGGCGGCCAGTCGGTCTTCCGCGACCGGGGCCGCGACTGGCTGGCGTACCACTACTACGACAAGCAGGACAGCGGTACGCCGAAGCTCGGGCTCAACGAGCTGAACTGGGCGAGGAACGGTTGGCCGACCGTGGCTTAG
- a CDS encoding carbohydrate ABC transporter permease, giving the protein MTTAAPSVRTRPRRAWTPGQIVLTLLGTAVSAVFLAPLAWALFTSLKSETEAVEVPTHWLPEDWTGQAWTALFETGNITNWFVNSLVVSVCVTTVVLLVSALAGYGFARTEFRGKGALMALVMAGLMISPAVLGVPLFTTVQQMGMVDTYWGMILPQCAPAAMVYILYKFFQGIPRELEEAAFIDGAGRWRVFFTIIVPLSRPSLAAVGIFTFISSWNNFLWPYMVTNNPDLMTMPNGIATVMNSYGIQWAQLMAGGLMAGLPLIVVFVFFQRQIVAGVAHTGLAGQ; this is encoded by the coding sequence ATGACCACCGCCGCACCATCGGTCCGCACCCGGCCCCGCCGGGCCTGGACCCCCGGCCAGATCGTGCTCACGCTGCTCGGCACCGCCGTCTCCGCGGTCTTCCTCGCACCCCTCGCCTGGGCCCTGTTCACCTCCCTCAAGTCGGAGACCGAGGCCGTCGAGGTACCCACGCACTGGCTGCCCGAGGACTGGACCGGCCAGGCCTGGACGGCCCTCTTCGAGACCGGCAACATCACCAACTGGTTCGTCAACTCCCTCGTCGTGTCGGTCTGCGTCACGACGGTGGTCCTGCTGGTGAGCGCGCTGGCCGGCTACGGCTTCGCCCGCACCGAGTTCCGCGGCAAGGGCGCCCTGATGGCCCTGGTGATGGCCGGCCTCATGATCTCCCCGGCCGTGCTCGGCGTGCCCCTGTTCACCACCGTCCAGCAGATGGGGATGGTCGACACCTACTGGGGCATGATCCTGCCGCAGTGCGCGCCGGCCGCGATGGTCTACATCCTCTACAAGTTCTTCCAGGGCATCCCGCGCGAACTGGAGGAGGCCGCCTTCATCGACGGCGCCGGCCGCTGGCGGGTCTTCTTCACCATCATCGTGCCGCTCTCCCGCCCCTCGCTCGCGGCGGTCGGCATCTTCACCTTCATCAGCTCCTGGAACAACTTCCTGTGGCCCTACATGGTCACCAACAACCCCGACCTGATGACCATGCCGAACGGCATCGCGACCGTCATGAACTCCTACGGCATCCAGTGGGCCCAGCTCATGGCCGGCGGCCTCATGGCCGGCCTGCCCCTGATCGTCGTCTTCGTCTTCTTCCAGCGGCAGATCGTGGCGGGCGTCGCCCACACGGGATTGGCGGGACAGTGA
- a CDS encoding extracellular solute-binding protein: MGRPDLNRRHFLAAAGGLTVAGSFGFAALGTGADALASDADTRVRYWNLFSGGDGYNMIAMLDAFRRDNPGIDVQDSTLQWGSPFYTKLAMAAAGNRAPDLGVMHLGRVTGFSPGRLLDPWDVGLLAKYGVREADFNPELWRRAVIDGELYALPLDIHVQLCFYRKDVLKKAGLLGDDGRMVPVTSVDEWFGVLKEARKATGKGLQTMGFWHNDQNFQWWFFVAFYTQLGGTWFNDTKTDVTFDTGKAVQVLEFLRRHIADGYANPGFGGGAGAEQFVNGAPFAWEGNWSVPVFSGAKLDYGATPLPPVFGERATHAESHSFVLPHQADRGGATNEAAHRLAAYVVKHARQWAAGGHIPAYTPTLSTAAYRELEPQNEYAAAMDHQATEPKVWFAGSTGILAQRVGPIVVSSTMGSTKPEAAARRMKGALTELLAMKNPMDGRTAAQGGA, translated from the coding sequence ATGGGACGACCTGACCTGAATCGCAGGCACTTTCTGGCCGCGGCGGGTGGCCTGACGGTCGCGGGGAGCTTCGGCTTCGCGGCCCTCGGCACGGGCGCCGACGCCCTGGCCTCCGACGCGGACACCCGGGTGCGCTACTGGAACCTCTTCAGCGGCGGCGACGGGTACAACATGATCGCGATGCTGGACGCCTTCCGGAGGGACAACCCCGGCATCGACGTGCAGGACTCCACCCTCCAGTGGGGCAGCCCCTTCTACACCAAGCTCGCCATGGCGGCCGCCGGCAACCGCGCGCCGGACCTCGGCGTGATGCACCTGGGCCGCGTCACCGGCTTCTCGCCCGGCCGCCTCCTGGACCCCTGGGACGTCGGCCTGCTCGCCAAGTACGGCGTGCGGGAAGCCGACTTCAACCCCGAGCTGTGGCGGCGCGCCGTCATCGACGGCGAGCTCTACGCCCTCCCCCTCGACATCCACGTCCAGCTCTGCTTCTACCGCAAGGACGTGCTGAAGAAGGCGGGCCTGCTCGGCGACGACGGCCGGATGGTCCCGGTCACCTCCGTCGACGAGTGGTTCGGCGTGCTGAAGGAAGCCAGGAAGGCCACCGGGAAGGGCCTGCAGACCATGGGCTTCTGGCACAACGACCAGAACTTCCAGTGGTGGTTCTTCGTCGCCTTCTACACCCAGCTCGGCGGCACCTGGTTCAACGACACCAAGACGGACGTCACCTTCGACACCGGCAAGGCCGTCCAGGTGCTGGAATTCCTGCGCCGGCACATCGCCGACGGGTACGCCAACCCCGGCTTCGGAGGCGGCGCGGGCGCCGAACAGTTCGTCAACGGCGCACCCTTCGCCTGGGAGGGCAACTGGTCGGTGCCGGTCTTCTCGGGGGCGAAGCTCGACTACGGCGCCACCCCGCTGCCGCCCGTCTTCGGCGAGCGGGCCACCCACGCCGAGTCGCACTCCTTCGTACTCCCGCACCAGGCGGACCGCGGCGGCGCCACCAACGAGGCCGCGCACCGGCTCGCCGCCTACGTCGTCAAGCACGCCCGGCAGTGGGCGGCCGGCGGCCACATCCCCGCCTACACCCCCACCCTGTCCACCGCCGCGTACCGCGAACTGGAGCCGCAGAACGAGTACGCCGCCGCCATGGACCACCAGGCCACCGAACCGAAGGTGTGGTTCGCCGGCTCCACCGGCATCCTCGCCCAGCGCGTCGGCCCCATCGTCGTCTCCTCCACGATGGGCTCCACCAAGCCCGAGGCCGCCGCCCGCCGGATGAAGGGCGCGCTGACCGAACTGCTCGCCATGAAGAACCCGATGGACGGCCGGACCGCCGCGCAGGGAGGTGCCTGA
- the arfA gene encoding arabinosylfuranosidase ArfA, with protein MRTARFTLDPAFTVGEVNPRLFGSFVEHLGRCVYTGVFEPGHPAADADGIRTDVLELVRELGVTAIRYPGGNFVSGYKWEDSVGPVEDRPRRLDLAWRTTESNRFGLSEYIAFLKKIGPQAEPMMAVNLGTRGVAEALELQEYANHPSGTALSDLRAEHGDKDPFGIRLWCLGNEMDGPWQTGHKTAEEYGRVAAETARAMRQIDPDLELVACGSSGQSMETFAAWEATVLKETYDLVDHISLHAYYEPHDGDVDSFLASAVDMESFIENVVATCDHVGARLKSKKKINLSFDEWNVWYMAKTQAEVSALDWPEAPRLLEDNYSVTDAVVFGSLLIALLRHADRVTVACLAQLVNVIAPIMTEPGGPAWRQTTFFPFAQASKHGRGEVLDVRVDSPTYETKRYGEADLLHATAVRAEDGSVTVFAVNRSRTEPLPLEVALGGLGLTEVVEHSALADADPDARNTLADPERVVPHAVDGTTVSDGGLSATLEPLSWNVIRLR; from the coding sequence ATGCGAACGGCCCGCTTCACCCTCGACCCCGCCTTCACCGTCGGCGAAGTCAACCCCCGCCTCTTCGGCTCCTTCGTCGAACACCTCGGCCGCTGCGTCTACACCGGCGTCTTCGAACCCGGCCACCCCGCCGCCGACGCCGACGGCATACGGACCGACGTGCTGGAACTGGTCCGCGAACTCGGCGTCACCGCCATCCGCTATCCCGGCGGCAACTTCGTCTCCGGCTACAAGTGGGAGGACTCGGTCGGCCCGGTCGAGGACCGCCCCCGCCGCCTCGACCTGGCCTGGCGCACCACCGAGTCGAACCGCTTCGGCCTGTCCGAGTACATCGCCTTCCTCAAGAAGATCGGCCCCCAGGCCGAGCCGATGATGGCTGTCAACCTCGGCACCCGGGGCGTCGCCGAGGCCCTCGAACTCCAGGAGTACGCCAACCACCCCTCCGGCACCGCCCTCTCCGACCTGCGCGCCGAGCACGGCGACAAGGACCCCTTCGGCATCCGCCTGTGGTGCCTGGGCAACGAGATGGACGGCCCCTGGCAGACCGGCCACAAGACCGCCGAGGAGTACGGCCGCGTCGCCGCCGAGACCGCCCGCGCCATGCGCCAGATCGACCCGGACCTCGAACTCGTCGCCTGCGGCTCCTCCGGCCAGTCCATGGAGACCTTCGCCGCGTGGGAGGCGACCGTCCTGAAGGAGACCTACGACCTGGTCGACCACATCTCCCTGCACGCCTACTACGAGCCGCACGACGGCGACGTCGACTCCTTCCTCGCCTCCGCCGTGGACATGGAGTCCTTCATCGAGAACGTCGTCGCCACCTGCGACCACGTCGGCGCCCGCCTCAAGTCCAAGAAGAAGATCAACCTCTCCTTCGACGAGTGGAACGTCTGGTACATGGCCAAGACCCAGGCGGAGGTGAGCGCCCTCGACTGGCCCGAGGCGCCCCGCCTGCTGGAGGACAACTACAGCGTCACCGACGCCGTGGTCTTCGGCTCGCTCCTCATCGCCCTGCTCAGGCACGCCGACCGCGTCACCGTCGCCTGCCTCGCCCAGCTCGTCAACGTCATCGCCCCGATCATGACCGAGCCGGGCGGCCCCGCCTGGCGCCAGACGACGTTCTTCCCCTTCGCCCAGGCCTCGAAGCACGGCCGCGGTGAGGTCCTGGACGTCCGGGTGGACTCACCGACGTACGAGACGAAGAGGTACGGCGAGGCCGACCTGCTGCACGCCACCGCCGTGCGCGCCGAGGACGGCTCGGTCACCGTCTTCGCCGTCAACCGCTCGCGCACCGAGCCGCTGCCGCTGGAGGTCGCCCTCGGCGGCCTCGGCCTCACCGAGGTCGTCGAGCACAGCGCCCTCGCGGATGCCGACCCCGACGCCCGCAACACCCTCGCCGACCCCGAGCGGGTCGTCCCGCACGCGGTGGACGGCACGACGGTGAGCGACGGCGGGCTGAGCGCCACCCTGGAGCCGCTGTCCTGGAACGTCATCCGGCTGCGCTGA